DNA from Sulfurimonas gotlandica GD1:
TTACGCCTGGTCTAGTAACTAGTTTTTCATCTACAAAAACACACTTGTGTTTTATTAAAGATGCTATTTGTGAGCGTGTTTGCCCAATCTCTGATGCTAAAAATATGTCTAATCTTTCCGGATTATCGCAAACATAGCTTTTTATATCGCTCATTATGTCCCTTTTGTGATACAATTTCTAAAAATTTTTTGGAGTTACAAATTTGTGGAGATTTGATAAACGTATTTTAGCACAATTTGACTTCTTTTCTATTATCTTAATAATCCCACTGATTATAACTTCACACTGGCTTATTTCAGAAGTTGTGCCAGCTCTTGCACAAAAACAAACTACCTATGTAGGGGTAGCTTTTCTTGCATTTCTATTTGTCTTTTTGCTGCCTATTAGAAGAATGAGTTGGTTAATACCACTTATATATTGGGCAAATATTGGTCTATTACTTGCAGTTGAGTTTTTTGGTCACGCTAGACTTGGAGCACAAAGATGGATAGATATTCCATTTATTAATGCTACCATCCAGCCGTCTGAATTTGTAAAACCTGCACTAATACTGATGCTAGCCTATCTTATACACAAGAACCCACCACCTTTGCAAGGATACAGAATTGCTGATTTTTTAAAGATAAGCTTCTATATACTCCTTCCTTTTATACTTATAGTAAAAGAACCTGATCTTGGAACAGCCCTTGTTCTTTTACTTATTGGCTATGGAGTTTTATTTTATATAGGTGTCCATTGGAAGATATGGGCAACTATTCTAGCTGCTATTTTACTTCTGTCACCTCTTGTTTATAAGTTCGCATTACATGATTATCAAAAAGTAAGAATTAATGATTTCCTTAGTGAAAAACCTTCTTATCATGTGCAACAATCTATCATTGCCATAGGTTCTGGAGGCTTGACTGGAAAGTCAAAAGAAGATGCAACACAGACTCAGATGAGATTTTTACCTATTGCTACAAGTGATTTTATCTTTGCCTTTTTAGTTGAAAGAAGTGGATTTTTAGGTGCACTTGCAATTATATTGGTATATGTTATGCTTATATTGCATCTGATGAGCCTTAGCATCTATAATAACGACTACTATATAAAAGTAGTCACTATATCTATATCTTTTATGATATTCATATATATGGGTGTGAATATATCTATGACGATAGGCTACGCTCCTGTTGTTGGTGTCCCTCTGCCCATGTTTAGTTATGGAGGGAGTAGTTTTATTAACTTTATTATTTTATTTGCGATTATGCAAAATCTAGTCACTTTTAGATATAAAGATATGTATGATATCAGGGGTACAAAAAGCTTTTTATAAAATTATTTTTAAAGCTAAAAGTAAATCGTCCGATATACTCGTGATATTTAGTTAAAATTATCTGATGTTTTTAAATTCAAGGAAAAATTATTAAATTATTTATACCTTTATTATTATCAATGACTCTCTATGGTTCTGTATATCCTACTTTTACAAGCAATGAGATTCTTCATATAAAGAAGAAATCTGGAAAAAAAGCTTGCGATAGAATCCACGAGTATGATAAAAAAATAGAATCTCTGAAAAATGATACTGAGTTTATACAGCTTACGAAAGTAAATATATATCTAAATCATAAATTGAAGTATCAATCAGATAAGGTACTTAACAATAAGAGTGATTACTGGGCTACACCTAAAGAGTTCTTAACAATGGGTTCTGGTGATTGTGAAGACTATGCCATTATAAAATACTTTACACTTTTAAAACTTGGATTTGAAAAAGATAAACTATTTATAACTCTTGCTTACGATAAATATTCTAAGAGAGACCATATGGTTCTTAGTTATTTCGCAGATGTAAACAAACCACCACTTATATTAGACTCACTAAGCTACGAAGTTTTAGATCTAAACAAAAGAGCAGACTTAAAAGTAAGTGCTTTTATAAACACTAATGGAGTCTATAGACTAAGTAAGACAAGTAAGCTTAAAAAGACAAAACAGACTTCAAATAAATTTAAAGAGTTGTTAAAAAGAGTAGAGAAAGAGAGTTAAAGCTAAAAGTTTATTTTTGAGTTAGCTAATTCTATATCAAACTAGTTTGATGAGCTTTACGCTGAGTAAAATATAGTGTTAACGTAGTAAAATTGATTTTATTGATTTTGCGTATATATTGTAAAAGAAGTGGCGCGGTGGACGAGACTCGAACTCGCGACCCCCTGCGTGACAGGCAGGTATTCTAACCAACTGAACTACCACCGCGCATAATTGTAAAAAGTGTTACTAAAATGGTGGGCACTACTGGACTCGAACCAGTGACATCTACCTTGTAAGGGTAGCGCTCTACCAACTGAGCTAAGCGCCCATTTTGTAACTTTGTATAACACCAAATAAGTGGCGACCCCTAAAGGATTTGAACCTCTGTCCCTACCATGAAGTGATAGTGTCCTTGGCCACTAGACGAAAGGGTCACTTTCATAAACAAAAGGTTTATATAATGGTGGGCACTACTGGACTCGAACCAGTGACATCTACCTTGTAAGGGTAGCGCTCTACCAACTGAGCTAAGCGCCCATTAATTTACTAAAAAACAGTGGCGCGGTGGACGAGACTCGAACTCGCGACCCCCTGCGTGACAGGCAGGTATTCTAACCAACTGAACTACCACCGCATATATTGTTTTTTAGTATAAAAATGGTGTCCTGTGATGGATTCGAACCATCGGCCACATCATTAAAAGTGACGTGCTCTACCAGCTGAGCTAACAAGACATTTTCCTCTTATTCTTAAGAGGTCGAAATTATAGACAAATAGATTTTAGATGTCAAGATATTTTCGTACAAATTTAGAAAAACGTCTCTTTATCTATTAAAATAAGCATTTTTATGGCGAAAAGCACACTTTGGTGTTGCACATAGTTCCTATCTCCATCTAATCTTAGATGCATCTCAGAGTGATGAGTCTTAGAACTTGCCCCAATATATACAGTTCCAACTGGTTTAAATTCAGTTCCACCAGTGTCACCAGCTATGCCGCTAATAGAAAGTGCATAATCTGCACTACTGACATTCAGTGCACCTTCACACATCTCCTTTACTATTTCAGAACTTACAGCCCCAAACTCTTCTAATGTATCATGCTCAACTGCAAGCCAATTTTCTTTTATACTATTTGAGTAAGTAATTAGTGATCCA
Protein-coding regions in this window:
- a CDS encoding FtsW/RodA/SpoVE family cell cycle protein; translated protein: MWRFDKRILAQFDFFSIILIIPLIITSHWLISEVVPALAQKQTTYVGVAFLAFLFVFLLPIRRMSWLIPLIYWANIGLLLAVEFFGHARLGAQRWIDIPFINATIQPSEFVKPALILMLAYLIHKNPPPLQGYRIADFLKISFYILLPFILIVKEPDLGTALVLLLIGYGVLFYIGVHWKIWATILAAILLLSPLVYKFALHDYQKVRINDFLSEKPSYHVQQSIIAIGSGGLTGKSKEDATQTQMRFLPIATSDFIFAFLVERSGFLGALAIILVYVMLILHLMSLSIYNNDYYIKVVTISISFMIFIYMGVNISMTIGYAPVVGVPLPMFSYGGSSFINFIILFAIMQNLVTFRYKDMYDIRGTKSFL
- a CDS encoding transglutaminase-like cysteine peptidase, producing the protein MTLYGSVYPTFTSNEILHIKKKSGKKACDRIHEYDKKIESLKNDTEFIQLTKVNIYLNHKLKYQSDKVLNNKSDYWATPKEFLTMGSGDCEDYAIIKYFTLLKLGFEKDKLFITLAYDKYSKRDHMVLSYFADVNKPPLILDSLSYEVLDLNKRADLKVSAFINTNGVYRLSKTSKLKKTKQTSNKFKELLKRVEKES